The genomic stretch GCTGAGACAGTCGGGAGCAAAAATGCAAAGTACATTTAATTTGTATTACAGTAAAAGATAAATGGGATAAAGCATGCAAACATTATTAATATTAGGCTTAGCCTGGTCAGTATGCTGATTTGGCTTTACAGTGTCACAGCTAATGCAAGTCGTTGTTATTTTAAGTTGTTGGCGTTATCATGGGTCTGACCATCGGCTCTGATCACACAGCTTACAGCGATCCCGGGAGCCCTCCTGTTTAGGTGGGATTTAGGTTGTAATCCTCCTCAATGATGGATTATCTGCTCTCAGAGGGGGATAAAGGTGGCACTGCCATGGCATTTGCTTTCTGCAGGTGATAATCGAATTACTGTTGACAGCATTGTTGTCAGTGGTAGGTATATGAATGTCATGTCTGGGCATGTGGCTGCACAGTAGGCAAAATATTTCACAGGATGGTGAATTTGGATGGAAAGCTAGAGCTCCTGGATTCTGAGAAATGCTATTCAATTAAAGTTTATTATTATATGGAAAGCAAGACTATTAAAACCAGTTTTATATGCTGACTCTTGTTTagcatgtgtgtaaatgtcaTTGTCTGTCTTAGCAGCATCTATTCATAGTCATATTTCCTTGCAGGTAGTTAAACAGTAAAGCTAAGAAAATCAATACAGACCTTGGCGAGACTGATTTATCATCTTAAACTGGCCTTTAGACAGTTAGACACAGACATTACCTCCATCAAAATGTGCtgttatgttattttctttacatttgtgtgtttgtttttatgttgttaGGTGGTGTTACATTCTTTGTGGCCTTGTACGACTATGAAGCCAGAACATCAGATGATCTTACATTCAAAAAAGGAGATCGCTTCCAGATCATCAACAATACGTGAGAATCTCTCCAGTTTCTCTCTCAGTTTCTGAGGCATTTGTGTAAAAAGGCTTCCTCACAAATACTGCGGCAATTACCAGAtgcctttctttctctcagtgACGCTCAGCTGCACCTGTTCAGTGTGTGTCGGCCTCCGTGAATGAGTTAGATTGCCACTTGTTTCCTAATACTGGCTGTCTGCTGAGAACTGTGCATTTCTGCTCTGGCAAAGACGTCGCCCGCGGTTATATCACTGTAATGTAAAGTAGATTAGTCTCATTCAATCCCATTGTGATGGTAGTATTTAGTCTTAAACgcatttaaaaatttttcaaTCAAATCTGGAGGTTCAGTGGAACAAGCaagatttacatttaaatacttTCAGATCCTTTTCATAAATGGTTTGTAAGGTGTGGATACATTTTGTACAGACCCAAAAATTATAAACACTCATTAACGTTTTTTTCCTAACTTGGGTGTTAATCACACTGCTATATGATTACCAGTTCTTGGTTGAGTGTTAATTGAACAAGTCATTTATCTCTTCTCATATGTCGTTGTCACACTGCAGAGAAGGAGACTGGTGGGAGGCTCGCTCCATCAACACAGGGAAGAAAGGCTACATCCCAAGTAATTATGTGGCTCCTGCTGACTCCATTCAGGCTGAAGAGTAAGACCTTGTTGCTGCTTCTTATAACCTCGTTTCTCCAGCTATAACGGCTGCACCAGGAAACCTTGACCTCACATTGCACAAAACATTGCTGTCCAACATTAACAACCTGGAAGAGGCTTTCTGATATGATTTTAACATTCAAAGGAAGGAAGTGCATTAAacgtgttgctgtttttttttttgttttttttttgtcattcaggTTCTTATACATTGTTTCTTTGCAGGTGGTATTTTGGTAAAATGGGACGCAAAGATGCTGAGAGGCTGCTGCTGAACCCAGGGAATCATCGAGGGACTTTCCTGGTGCGCGAAAGTGAAACTACTAAAGGTGATTAGGTCATTTTTCAGGCATGTATGGATTAAAATCTAGAATGGTAGTAGTTCAGGCAAGCCACAAATCAAGCTCAGTGCCATGCTACATCAGTTTATAGCTTACACATCTACACATCCAACTGGTAAATTTATATAGATGATGCTATTTGTGAATTTTAGCTTGCCCACAGTTGCTGCTCATCTGAAAGTCACTTTGTAACCCACTTCCCCAAATCCCACTTTTCATGCTGTGACATAATCAGTGTCATTTCTGTTGTCATTGATGCCCACTGTGCTCTGTGCTGGGGTCTTGcttcttgctgctgctctccccaTCTCCAGCTTTCCACGTATAAGTGGGGAAAGGCAGGAAAGACCCTGAGCAGAGAAAATCCAGTTGCTACATGGATGCTAGTCTGTAGCAACTGAAGCACTAAAAGAATTggtttttggtgttttgaagCTTTAAGATTAGCATTTTTGGCCactaccatgttttttttttttttgagccagaaGTTAACTTTTATAGATAAAGTGACACACAGATCAGCTAAAATACTGGAATTTCACTGACTGACACTGAAGCATGGACTTTTTGGACAGGCTGTACACACACAGCAATCAGGATGTTATATTGATAcaattgtggtcagaagtttagaCATGAATATCATGAAACGaatgtacagcatacatcttaatgattttaaaaaacaagaatgagTGCATAAGCttgaaattattttggattttctctaatccacaccgGGTCAAAAGTACATGTACAGTTTACATGATGTGCTAACATGTAAAAATTTTCTCAACAACTCTGTTTCTAATTTGCAATAAGATTAAAGCATTCTTGTCTAATGCACATTTGCACTTCCTCATCTTGAAGAGTGAAccctctctgagcccgtgtgtGAGAAGGATGGGGACAGCTATCACTTGCTGCAGCACCCTATAGTGCACACACCCGCAGAGACGATGGCATTAGTTAAAATAGTGAAGAGCACCAAACCTGAAATGCTTGTACAATAGGTCTGAATAAAGCCATAAGGAAGACTAATGACAACATGCAGCCACTTTTAAAGAGtgatgcagccagcagtgttaTGTAcgccatgtaaaaaaaaaaaaaaagaaacaaagtcaaATCATACACAGCAGTGTTTAGATCAATGAAAACCACTTCCTGTATCTCCTTCAGGTGCTTATTCTCTCTCCATACGGGACTGGGATGAATCCAAAGGAGATAATGTGAAACACTACAAGATCCGCAAGCTTGATAATGGGGGATACTACATCACTACCAGAGCCCAGTTTGACACATTGCAGAAGCTCGTGAAACATTATACAGGTATGTATACAGGCAGCACTCCCTTTTTCTGTGTCATCTCATTCATTATTCATCACAGTCATTCTTCATACCTCGAGGAATTATCCTGAAAATTACTCTTAGTCACAGCTGCTGCTCAGTGCCATGCAGTTTGCTGTGCTTCCTTAAGGTTACTAGGGGAGATGAATGGcctttaattttaataacaatTGATGGTGCGGTTATAATTCTGAAACTCGCACCTCCTCGTCAGCCTGAGGAGGGCTGAGGTTAAGTCTCTGTGATCCCACTTCATTCCAGCTTGGCTCTCGAGAGCGCTCTGGTGTGTTAAAAAGCCACTTCATCTCATTTATATTTTAGCGCAGTTGGTATGAGTGCATCTAAAGTCATCCACATCAAATGGAATGAACTGATGAAACTGTATAACACTGAATCCTGCTGGTTCAGAGACTTGTGTATATTGATGTGTAGCACTGCTGGATGTAATGCAGCATTTTGATCTCACTCCCCGTCTCTGTCACAGAGCATGCCGACGGGCTTTGCCACAGGCTGACCACAGTTTGCCCCACAGTCAAGCCTCAGACCCAGGGACTTGCTAAAGATGCCTGGGAGATTCCCCGGGAGTCCCTGCAGCTGGAGCTCAAACTGGGCCAGGGCTGCTTTGGAGAGGTCTGGATGGGtaagagcaaaacaaacacaaattgtTTAGTATTTATGAAGActtgaaaatacaaaataagcCCCAGTTTATATAGAAAATGTAGACATCATGCATCTATATTTATTGTGTCTGTATCTGTCAAAACTGAAGACTTATCCACTTCCTGCAGTTGCTTCCTCTGTTTGTTGTATTATCTTCATCTCTAGAGATCGCCTCTCTCAGGAGGAGAGAGCGAGTCGGATTTGTTTGCTGTGAGCTCATCTCAGGGATATTTTGCGAGGATCGCATGCATGACAGCACATGTCTGAGCAATTACAAGACCTAATTAATTATATTGTCTTGCTCCCAGCCCATTAACAACGCTGATTACCCCTGTTGCCTGTGGGCTCTTCTCTCGCCCATCTTTGTCTCTGCAGGCACGTGGAATGGTACAACTAAGGTGGCCATAAAGACGCTGAAGCCGGGAACCATGTCACCTGAGGCCTTCCTGCAAGAGGCTCAGATTATGAAGAAGCTCAGGCATGACAAACTGGTGCCTCTTTATGCAGTGGTGTCTGAGGAACCCATCTATATTGTCACAGAGTACATGTCCAAAGGTACCTCTCATCCCTTGAGAATGACAGTACTCAGCTGTTTTCCATTACACAACACTCATTTTTAAAGAGAAGCAAAACAACATCAGGTCTGAGCCTGTAGATATTTCAGGCTGATCACATGGCCTTGGTTTGTTGGGCACAGCAGTGATATCTGATTTACACATGCTGATTTCCTTGaaggaaaatgtaaattttatagATGTTTTAATTAATGTGCTTTAAAGATTGAAAGTCCCTCGGGGTCCCCGGTGAATCCTTGTTGCCTGAAACCAGGACGTTTAATTGAACACGGCAGCAGTTTTGAGGAAGGTTTTCATAGCTTTGTgtgcaaagcattttttttctgtgctaaCAACTGTGACAGATGCATATCTACACAAGCAGTTTTTGATACAATGAGTGTTATTATTGTACAGAGATACTGTTCAACCATTTTCCACAGTTTCTCTAAATTCTTTTACCTCCTTATGAGAAATAAGGATTAGCTAAGACTGAGTTGCATAATTAATTACAGTCCAGCTTAATGTATTATTCATTTTAAGTTATTATTCTACCTTCTTTAGCAGTATATCATTATGCAGCTCACTCACATTCATTATGTCTTCTCACATTTGCTTTCATATAGGAAGCCTGCTTGACTTCCTCAAAGAAGGAGATGGCAAACATTTGAATCTTGTCATGCTGGTGGACATGGCTGCAAAGGTGAGACCAGTacctgggcttttttttttttcccacgaGTGCAGAATTTGTGTCACCATGCTGTCAAGTATAGAGTTCTATTTTAAgctctgacatttaaaaaaagaatcacaGCCTCAGGTAAACAAGTCCTCCTCTCCCAGATTTGGCACGCTTTGCTTTTATTCTTACTCTTTGAAAATCAGTCAGACATGAAGAGGTTATAGAGAGTATGAGAAGCTAAAAATTATTAACTGAAGTGGCGAACATGAGATGCTGtcagactgttttatttttatttatttgatttttttttaaagatcgcTGATGGCATGGCTTTCA from Archocentrus centrarchus isolate MPI-CPG fArcCen1 chromosome 20, fArcCen1, whole genome shotgun sequence encodes the following:
- the LOC115799148 gene encoding tyrosine-protein kinase yes, producing the protein MGCIKSKEDKGPTMKYQPENSQASDTNAAATPHVGHYGPEPTQLQQSQIPSSSSGSGAVNFNHTLTPFGGSSSAITPFGGTSSSFSGPVSNSFSGSVPSGVTFFVALYDYEARTSDDLTFKKGDRFQIINNTEGDWWEARSINTGKKGYIPSNYVAPADSIQAEEWYFGKMGRKDAERLLLNPGNHRGTFLVRESETTKGAYSLSIRDWDESKGDNVKHYKIRKLDNGGYYITTRAQFDTLQKLVKHYTEHADGLCHRLTTVCPTVKPQTQGLAKDAWEIPRESLQLELKLGQGCFGEVWMGTWNGTTKVAIKTLKPGTMSPEAFLQEAQIMKKLRHDKLVPLYAVVSEEPIYIVTEYMSKGSLLDFLKEGDGKHLNLVMLVDMAAKIADGMAFIERMNYIHRDLRAANILVGENLVCKIADFGLARLIEDNEYTARQGAKFPIKWTAPEAALYGRFTIKSDVWSFGILLTELVTKGRVPYPGMVNREVLEQVERGYRMPCPQGCPESLHEMMKLCWKKEPDERPTFEYLQSFLEDYFTATEPQYQPGENL